The following coding sequences lie in one Enterococcus sp. 9E7_DIV0242 genomic window:
- a CDS encoding SDR family oxidoreductase has protein sequence MQKKVLVTGGTGFVGMQIIFQLLQKGYSVKTTVRSLKSKSTVVEVLRKNGASMLENLSFAEANLSKDEGWDAAMDECEYVLSVASPVFFDIPKDEQEVIRPAIDGIIRILKAANHSKVKRVVMTSNFGAVGFSKKNGPQVITTEEDWTDENEPGLSAYEKSKLLAERAAWSYIETEGGQLEFATINPVAIFGPSLTNHVSGSFDLLKGLLNGSTKRIADIPLNVVDVRDVADLHIRAMLSPEANGQRFIASADGQISMKEIAELIRNERPQLASKVPTKKIPDALIEAGALVNKQAREGKLFLEMNRNVSNEKAKKMLGWTPISNKEQATLAAVDSLIKYGLVD, from the coding sequence ATGCAAAAGAAAGTTTTAGTTACTGGTGGGACTGGTTTTGTCGGCATGCAAATCATTTTTCAATTGCTGCAGAAGGGCTATTCCGTTAAGACGACTGTTCGATCACTTAAGAGTAAATCTACGGTTGTTGAAGTGTTAAGAAAAAATGGTGCTTCGATGCTTGAAAATTTATCCTTTGCGGAGGCCAATCTATCGAAGGATGAGGGCTGGGATGCGGCGATGGATGAGTGCGAGTATGTGCTGAGCGTTGCTTCCCCTGTATTTTTTGATATACCCAAAGACGAACAAGAAGTGATTCGACCTGCGATAGATGGGATCATTCGCATTTTGAAGGCAGCAAATCACAGCAAGGTAAAACGAGTTGTCATGACTTCGAACTTTGGTGCAGTGGGCTTCAGTAAGAAAAATGGACCTCAAGTAATTACCACTGAAGAGGATTGGACAGATGAAAATGAACCGGGCTTGTCTGCGTATGAAAAATCCAAGTTGCTTGCTGAAAGGGCTGCCTGGTCTTATATCGAAACGGAAGGTGGGCAACTGGAGTTTGCGACGATCAATCCTGTAGCGATCTTTGGCCCGTCTTTAACGAATCATGTTTCCGGCAGCTTTGATTTATTGAAAGGCTTACTGAATGGTTCGACTAAGAGAATTGCAGATATTCCGCTGAATGTTGTGGATGTCCGCGATGTAGCGGATTTGCATATTCGAGCAATGCTTTCTCCTGAGGCGAATGGTCAGCGTTTTATAGCTTCTGCGGATGGACAGATTTCGATGAAGGAGATTGCAGAGCTGATTCGAAACGAGCGTCCTCAGCTGGCGTCCAAAGTACCGACAAAGAAAATACCTGATGCGCTTATTGAAGCGGGGGCATTGGTTAATAAACAAGCAAGGGAAGGCAAGCTTTTCTTAGAAATGAATCGTAATGTCAGCAATGAAAAGGCGAAAAAAATGTTAGGCTGGACACCGATCTCGAACAAGGAGCAGGCGACATTAGCAGCTGTTGATAGTCTAATAAAATATGGGTTAGTTGATTGA
- a CDS encoding MerR family transcriptional regulator yields MTYTIKEVSEIFDLSIYTLRYYDKQGLLPFVSKNKSGYREFTDADLGFIHTICCLKNTGMAIKDIRTYIAYCMEGTTTIEKREQLLSKHREQVLQEISHLESNLKEIDRKLDVYSAPNAVEIISAQRRFSSLEKEKNALPNPFID; encoded by the coding sequence ATGACTTATACCATAAAAGAAGTATCTGAAATATTTGATTTATCCATTTATACATTGCGTTATTATGACAAACAGGGGCTTTTACCCTTCGTCTCAAAGAATAAATCGGGTTACCGAGAATTCACGGATGCTGATCTAGGCTTCATCCATACGATTTGCTGTCTGAAAAACACCGGTATGGCGATCAAGGACATTCGTACCTATATCGCTTACTGCATGGAAGGAACCACAACAATCGAGAAACGGGAACAGCTACTCTCCAAGCATCGGGAACAAGTTCTTCAAGAAATCAGCCATTTAGAAAGCAATTTAAAAGAAATCGATCGTAAGCTAGATGTCTACTCTGCACCAAACGCTGTCGAAATCATCAGTGCTCAACGACGCTTTTCCAGCCTTGAAAAAGAAAAAAACGCCCTTCCAAATCCATTTATCGATTAA
- the msrA gene encoding peptide-methionine (S)-S-oxide reductase MsrA — protein sequence MSNSSQDLLNDIYNLILNPGTREWERTQLVTAKNAIESDAAIKNELGKLEAALRPLALRNNLTPDMTDFYLKLTDDSSEETNDSVGHEVSDPLHQEVAVFAGGCFWCMVEPFELKKGIVSVLSGYTGGDVEKPTYDQVSGGYTGHVEAVEIIFDTRVISYEKLVTLYWQLTDPTDALGQFQDRGSQYRPIIFVQNEQQRKIAEESKQQLIDSGKYKQPIVTEIRAAETFWPAENYHQQFYKKQPKRYKQIQRARHQLLTFQQLKGKFK from the coding sequence ATGTCTAACAGCTCACAAGACTTACTAAATGACATCTATAATCTGATTCTCAATCCCGGTACTCGTGAATGGGAACGAACGCAGCTCGTTACGGCAAAGAATGCGATAGAAAGTGATGCGGCTATCAAAAATGAGTTGGGGAAGTTGGAAGCTGCTTTGCGTCCACTTGCGCTTCGAAATAATCTGACACCGGATATGACGGATTTCTATTTGAAGCTGACGGATGATTCATCAGAAGAAACGAATGATTCTGTTGGGCATGAGGTGAGTGATCCTCTGCATCAGGAGGTCGCAGTGTTTGCCGGCGGCTGTTTTTGGTGTATGGTCGAGCCGTTTGAGCTGAAGAAGGGAATCGTCTCTGTGTTGTCTGGCTATACAGGTGGGGATGTCGAGAAGCCAACGTATGATCAAGTAAGTGGCGGCTACACAGGACATGTCGAGGCGGTGGAGATCATTTTTGATACACGCGTCATCAGCTATGAGAAGCTTGTTACGCTATATTGGCAGCTCACCGATCCGACGGATGCTTTAGGCCAATTTCAGGATCGAGGCAGCCAGTATCGTCCAATAATTTTTGTTCAGAATGAACAGCAACGCAAAATTGCTGAGGAATCGAAGCAACAGCTCATTGATTCGGGAAAATACAAACAACCGATCGTGACGGAGATTCGAGCTGCAGAGACCTTTTGGCCGGCGGAAAACTATCATCAGCAATTTTACAAAAAACAACCGAAAAGATACAAACAGATTCAACGAGCTCGTCATCAGCTGTTGACATTTCAACAGCTAAAGGGAAAATTCAAATAG
- a CDS encoding ABC transporter permease translates to MNEKFARWGVLFIQYVKRDWKKIIVWILGLGLFSGAFVPAFEEIGKGQGLLGMFETMQNPAMISMVGPTPITSGADYTLGAMYAQEMLLFCGLFAMIVSALHVVSHTRKEEELGLTELVRSFRVGRQANSLAVVTEITVINVLLGLFIGGIMTSFGVKTIDAQGAFLFGASIAMAGIVGGVLALVMAQLMSTSTGATGATLGLVGLLYIARVGTDVSNAELSIINPMGWIYLTHPFTKNDWMPLLFAVIFSGVLLLISFILEGHRDMGAGYLPEREGRATARKSLLSVPGLIFKLNKGVIIGWLVAFVIMGAAYGSIYGDMQVFLGSNELMKQMFTQSGVSIEESFTGTIMMVMIGLVTILPIAVINKLFAEEIRLHLSQLYATKVTRAQLYWTTVVLAILTGVVGIGLASAGLGGAAIAAMENKSTMDLLDFLAAGYNILPSVLFYIGLAALVLGWLPKLGKAVYAYLGYSFALNYFGGILDLPDWFAKTAIQSWIPRMPMEEFDGIVFVVITVISIGLMFIGYLGYKRRDLVEGA, encoded by the coding sequence ATGAATGAGAAATTTGCCCGTTGGGGTGTATTGTTTATTCAATATGTGAAGCGTGATTGGAAAAAAATAATCGTTTGGATTTTGGGCTTAGGCCTGTTTTCCGGAGCATTTGTTCCGGCGTTTGAAGAAATCGGTAAGGGGCAAGGCTTGTTAGGAATGTTTGAAACGATGCAGAATCCGGCAATGATTTCAATGGTTGGCCCAACCCCAATCACGTCTGGCGCTGATTATACATTGGGAGCCATGTATGCGCAGGAAATGCTGTTGTTTTGCGGCTTGTTTGCAATGATTGTTTCGGCACTCCATGTTGTTAGTCATACGCGAAAGGAAGAGGAGCTGGGACTGACAGAATTGGTTCGCTCTTTTCGGGTAGGGCGTCAAGCGAATTCGCTGGCAGTGGTTACAGAGATAACTGTGATCAATGTTTTATTGGGGCTCTTTATTGGCGGTATCATGACGAGCTTTGGCGTAAAAACGATTGATGCACAGGGGGCGTTCTTGTTTGGCGCATCGATTGCGATGGCTGGTATCGTTGGTGGTGTGCTTGCGCTTGTGATGGCACAGCTCATGTCAACATCCACTGGGGCAACCGGAGCAACCTTAGGGCTTGTGGGGCTGCTATATATTGCACGCGTGGGGACAGATGTCTCTAATGCGGAGCTTTCGATAATTAACCCGATGGGGTGGATTTATCTGACCCATCCGTTTACTAAGAATGACTGGATGCCACTGCTTTTTGCGGTGATTTTCAGCGGTGTGTTACTCTTGATTTCTTTCATACTAGAGGGGCACCGAGATATGGGGGCTGGCTACCTCCCAGAACGAGAAGGTAGAGCGACTGCTAGAAAATCGTTATTATCTGTTCCCGGATTGATTTTTAAGCTCAACAAAGGAGTGATCATTGGCTGGCTAGTCGCCTTTGTGATCATGGGTGCGGCCTATGGATCGATTTATGGAGATATGCAGGTGTTTCTTGGTAGTAATGAATTGATGAAGCAAATGTTTACGCAATCCGGTGTATCGATCGAAGAATCCTTTACAGGAACGATTATGATGGTGATGATCGGTTTAGTAACGATTTTACCGATTGCGGTCATCAATAAGCTGTTCGCGGAGGAAATCCGATTACACCTCAGTCAGCTGTATGCAACAAAGGTTACCCGAGCTCAGCTATATTGGACAACTGTTGTTTTAGCTATTTTGACCGGTGTGGTCGGGATTGGCTTAGCTTCAGCTGGACTAGGCGGGGCAGCGATTGCTGCAATGGAAAATAAATCGACAATGGATTTGCTGGATTTTTTAGCTGCCGGATATAATATTCTGCCGTCTGTTCTGTTTTATATTGGGCTTGCGGCTTTGGTGTTAGGCTGGCTTCCAAAGCTTGGAAAAGCTGTCTATGCCTATCTGGGTTACTCGTTTGCTCTGAACTATTTTGGCGGCATCCTTGATTTACCCGATTGGTTTGCTAAAACGGCTATTCAAAGCTGGATTCCTCGGATGCCAATGGAAGAGTTTGATGGAATTGTCTTTGTCGTGATTACGGTAATCAGTATAGGGTTGATGTTTATTGGCTATCTAGGCTATAAGCGACGTGATTTGGTGGAAGGCGCATAG
- a CDS encoding ABC transporter ATP-binding protein encodes MTEIVRVQGLQKKFGKFQALSDVSFTVNAGEVVGFIGPNGAGKSTTIRTLLGIINRNKGEVNIFGKDVWKDSLEIHKRISYVPGDIALWGSLTGGEIIDLFMKLHGRGSKTKRDYLIKRFELDPKKKAKGYSKGNRQKVGLIAALSVESDLYILDEPTSGLDPLMEAVFQEEIEAIKKAGKAILLSSHILSEVERLADKVVIIRQGKVVETGTLDELRHLTRSTVTLVTEGDVAEMAAVSGVHDFVQKEGKATFSADNEAMNAILIEATKLGVKKFESVPPTLEDLFLRHYEG; translated from the coding sequence ATGACAGAAATTGTAAGAGTACAGGGCTTGCAGAAAAAATTTGGTAAGTTTCAGGCTTTGAGTGACGTGTCATTCACAGTGAATGCTGGCGAGGTCGTTGGGTTCATTGGACCGAATGGGGCTGGAAAATCGACCACGATTCGGACGCTACTAGGAATCATCAACCGAAATAAGGGTGAGGTGAACATTTTCGGAAAGGATGTCTGGAAGGACAGCTTGGAAATTCATAAGCGAATTTCTTATGTTCCGGGGGATATTGCGTTGTGGGGCAGCCTGACAGGTGGCGAGATCATCGATTTGTTTATGAAGCTTCATGGTAGAGGGAGCAAGACAAAACGAGATTATTTGATCAAACGATTTGAGCTTGATCCAAAGAAAAAGGCCAAGGGCTATTCTAAAGGAAATCGTCAGAAGGTAGGATTAATTGCGGCACTATCTGTTGAATCCGATTTGTATATTCTGGATGAGCCGACATCTGGCTTGGACCCGCTGATGGAGGCTGTTTTTCAAGAGGAAATAGAAGCAATTAAAAAGGCAGGTAAAGCGATTCTACTGTCTTCTCATATCTTGAGTGAGGTAGAACGGTTGGCCGATAAGGTCGTCATTATCCGACAAGGAAAAGTCGTAGAAACAGGAACCTTGGATGAGCTGCGGCATTTGACCCGCTCCACAGTAACATTGGTGACTGAAGGTGATGTTGCAGAGATGGCAGCTGTTTCAGGTGTTCATGATTTTGTCCAAAAGGAAGGCAAAGCAACGTTTTCTGCTGATAATGAAGCGATGAATGCTATTTTGATTGAAGCAACGAAGCTAGGTGTCAAAAAATTTGAATCTGTGCCGCCAACGCTGGAAGATTTGTTCTTGCGTCATTATGAAGGTTGA
- a CDS encoding TetR/AcrR family transcriptional regulator, which produces MNGFERRTEEKKSQVLQAAFELMNTDHGIENLTIDEVSKKANVGKTSIFTYFGNKEKLIHEVFIHSIEEMSNKAKKLMAENRPFEETLIAMSQNKIDYLEKINPQFYLDLMKYFTEKGDNGFTRMMEEYTKQSFNIMLDLFHRGRKEGKVDLKYSDEFLMLYFQAIIEGISNPQIYERILPYTAEWTEVLVKGIAPR; this is translated from the coding sequence ATGAATGGTTTTGAACGTAGAACAGAAGAAAAAAAATCTCAGGTATTACAAGCAGCCTTTGAGCTAATGAATACAGACCATGGAATTGAAAACCTAACCATTGATGAAGTTTCTAAAAAAGCGAACGTAGGAAAAACCTCCATTTTTACCTATTTCGGTAACAAAGAAAAACTCATCCACGAAGTATTCATACACTCTATCGAAGAAATGAGCAACAAAGCTAAAAAGCTGATGGCTGAGAACCGCCCCTTCGAAGAAACGCTGATCGCAATGAGCCAAAATAAAATCGATTACCTCGAAAAAATCAATCCACAGTTCTATCTGGATCTAATGAAATACTTCACTGAAAAAGGAGACAACGGGTTTACTCGAATGATGGAAGAATACACAAAACAGAGCTTCAACATTATGCTGGATCTGTTTCATCGCGGACGAAAAGAAGGCAAAGTCGATCTAAAATACTCGGACGAATTCCTAATGCTCTATTTCCAAGCCATCATTGAAGGAATTTCCAACCCGCAAATATACGAAAGAATCCTGCCCTACACAGCAGAATGGACAGAAGTTCTGGTAAAAGGAATTGCACCTCGGTAG
- a CDS encoding restriction endonuclease subunit S, producing MIQTWEQRELGEVVNFLNGKAYKQQELLDSGKYRVLRVGNFNTNDRWYYSDLELEENKYANNGDLLYLWATNFGPEIWNEERVIYHYHIWKLQLLSNELDKQYLYTWLLTDKERIKQATNGTTMVHVTKGNMEQREFQYPTDIVEQQKLGSFFKQLDNTIALHLGKVDALKQIKKGFLQQLFPRNGKNVPGVRFADFEEEWEQRKLGEDINFLNGRAYKQNELLDEGKYRVLRVGNFNTNDSWYYSNLELDGSKYANKGDLLYLWATNFGPEIWKQEKVIYHYHIWKLELINDNVDQQYLYTWLETDKERIKQNTNGTTMVHVTKGNMEQREFQLPLNIIEQQKISAFFNQLDDIITLYQYKLEQLKILKKSYLQNMFI from the coding sequence GTGATTCAAACTTGGGAACAGCGTGAGTTGGGGGAAGTTGTGAACTTTTTAAATGGAAAAGCATATAAACAACAAGAACTACTTGATTCAGGTAAGTATAGAGTTTTAAGAGTCGGCAACTTTAATACCAATGATAGATGGTATTATTCAGATCTAGAGTTAGAGGAAAATAAGTATGCAAATAATGGGGATCTTTTATATTTATGGGCGACTAATTTTGGACCTGAGATATGGAATGAAGAACGTGTAATCTATCATTATCATATTTGGAAGTTGCAATTATTATCAAATGAACTTGATAAACAGTACCTATATACTTGGCTATTAACTGATAAAGAGAGAATAAAACAAGCTACAAATGGAACAACAATGGTACACGTTACAAAAGGAAATATGGAGCAAAGAGAGTTCCAGTATCCAACAGATATAGTAGAACAACAAAAATTAGGTTCTTTCTTCAAGCAACTCGACAATACTATCGCTCTTCATCTGGGTAAGGTAGATGCTCTAAAACAGATCAAGAAAGGCTTTCTACAACAGTTATTTCCGAGAAATGGTAAGAATGTGCCTGGGGTGAGGTTTGCTGATTTTGAAGAAGAATGGGAACAGCGTAAGTTAGGAGAAGACATAAATTTTTTAAATGGACGAGCATATAAACAAAATGAATTACTTGATGAAGGAAAGTATAGAGTTTTACGAGTTGGAAATTTCAACACTAATGATTCTTGGTACTATTCTAACTTGGAATTAGATGGAAGTAAGTATGCTAATAAAGGAGATTTACTATATTTATGGGCAACAAACTTTGGTCCCGAAATTTGGAAACAAGAAAAAGTAATCTATCATTATCATATATGGAAGCTTGAGTTAATTAATGACAATGTAGATCAACAATACTTATATACTTGGCTTGAAACTGATAAAGAACGTATCAAGCAAAATACCAACGGAACTACTATGGTTCATGTGACAAAAGGAAATATGGAGCAGCGAGAATTTCAACTTCCATTAAACATAATTGAACAGCAAAAAATTAGTGCTTTCTTTAATCAACTAGATGATATTATCACTCTTTATCAATATAAATTGGAGCAGCTCAAAATTTTAAAAAAAAGCTATCTACAAAATATGTTCATCTAA
- a CDS encoding site-specific integrase: MRTKRRKEQMFHEYFKEWVELYKVGAIRSITLQKYYVTEQKLIELVPTLKLEELDRYSYQQLLNDYALTHEKQTTMDFHHHLKGAILDAVDEGIITQNPTRKIVIKGKTPRPKKAKFLNQFEVQALLKELNLAEDINWDWFILLIVKTGLRFSEALALTPLDFDFSKQKIVINKTWNYKKTNGSFQPTKNESSNRRIQIDWQLAMQFSQLIKMKEQDKPIFVKNRVFNSTINNRLKVLCNSANIPVITVHSLRHTHASLLLFAGVSIASVANRLGHSSMTTTQETYLHIIQELENQDNDKIIRHLSLLM, translated from the coding sequence ATGAGAACAAAAAGAAGAAAAGAACAAATGTTTCATGAGTATTTTAAAGAATGGGTGGAGTTGTATAAAGTTGGAGCTATTAGGTCTATTACTCTTCAGAAGTATTATGTAACCGAGCAAAAATTAATAGAGCTTGTTCCTACTCTAAAATTAGAGGAGCTTGATCGATATAGTTATCAGCAACTATTGAATGACTATGCACTTACTCATGAGAAACAGACTACAATGGACTTTCATCATCATTTAAAAGGAGCCATTTTAGATGCTGTCGATGAAGGGATTATTACTCAAAATCCCACAAGAAAAATTGTGATTAAAGGAAAAACCCCTCGACCCAAAAAAGCAAAATTTCTAAATCAATTTGAAGTACAAGCCTTATTGAAAGAGTTGAACTTAGCAGAAGATATTAATTGGGATTGGTTTATCTTATTAATTGTTAAAACTGGCCTTCGTTTCTCAGAAGCATTAGCATTAACACCTTTGGATTTTGACTTTTCTAAACAAAAAATAGTAATCAATAAAACTTGGAATTATAAAAAGACAAATGGTTCTTTCCAACCAACAAAAAATGAATCTTCAAATAGGAGGATTCAGATTGACTGGCAGTTGGCCATGCAGTTCTCTCAATTGATTAAAATGAAAGAACAAGACAAGCCGATTTTTGTTAAAAATAGAGTATTTAATTCGACGATTAATAATCGGTTAAAAGTACTATGTAATAGTGCAAATATACCAGTCATTACTGTTCATAGTTTACGACATACTCACGCTTCATTACTATTATTTGCGGGTGTGTCGATTGCTAGTGTTGCAAATAGATTAGGACATTCTAGTATGACCACAACTCAAGAAACATATCTTCACATTATTCAAGAGTTGGAAAATCAAGACAACGATAAAATTATACGACATTTATCATTGTTAATGTAA
- a CDS encoding restriction endonuclease subunit S codes for MKGQDRTPKLRFKGFSDDWEQRELGEIVEITMGQSPSSENYTDNPDDYILVQGNADMKNGRVVPRVWTTQVTKEARRGDLILSVRAPVGDIGKTDFEVVLGRGVAGIKGNEFVFQSLGKMKQNGYWNKLSTGSTFESINSNDIKEAKIFIPKEKEQKKIGSYFKQLDNTIALHLGKVDALKQIKKGFLQQLFPRNGKNVPGVRFTDFHDEWEQCKLGEVSSRHDNLRIPITASNRVTGTTPYYGANGIQDYVEGFTHDGEFILVAEDGANDLVNYPVRYVKGKVWVNNHAHVLQAKEKKSDSIFLMYSLQNTNIEPFLVGGGRAKLNANILMNLEILMPSLEEQLEIGIFIKKIDDSIFIQQKRVEQLKTLKKSYLQNMFI; via the coding sequence ATGAAGGGGCAGGATAGAACACCTAAACTGCGATTTAAAGGCTTTTCTGACGATTGGGAACAGCGTGAGCTAGGAGAAATTGTTGAGATTACTATGGGGCAATCACCTAGTAGTGAAAATTATACTGACAATCCAGATGATTATATTCTTGTTCAAGGTAATGCTGACATGAAAAATGGTCGAGTTGTTCCAAGAGTTTGGACAACTCAAGTGACTAAAGAAGCTAGAAGAGGAGATTTAATTTTAAGTGTGCGAGCTCCTGTTGGAGATATTGGAAAAACTGATTTTGAAGTGGTTTTAGGTCGAGGCGTAGCTGGAATAAAAGGAAATGAATTTGTTTTTCAATCGCTCGGAAAGATGAAACAAAATGGATATTGGAATAAATTAAGTACAGGATCAACATTTGAAAGTATCAATTCGAATGATATCAAAGAAGCAAAAATTTTCATTCCAAAAGAAAAGGAACAAAAAAAGATTGGCTCCTACTTCAAGCAACTCGACAATACTATCGCTCTTCATCTGGGTAAGGTAGATGCTCTAAAACAGATCAAGAAAGGCTTTCTACAACAGTTATTTCCGAGAAATGGTAAGAATGTGCCTGGGGTGAGGTTTACTGATTTTCATGATGAGTGGGAGCAGTGTAAGTTAGGGGAAGTTTCAAGTAGACATGATAACCTTAGAATACCTATTACTGCTTCTAATAGAGTAACTGGTACAACTCCGTATTATGGTGCAAATGGAATTCAAGACTATGTGGAAGGTTTCACACATGATGGAGAATTTATTCTCGTTGCAGAAGATGGTGCTAATGATTTGGTGAACTATCCTGTGCGTTATGTTAAAGGGAAAGTTTGGGTCAATAATCATGCTCATGTTTTACAAGCAAAAGAAAAAAAATCAGATAGTATATTTTTAATGTATTCCTTGCAAAATACAAATATAGAACCATTTTTAGTTGGTGGTGGTCGTGCAAAATTAAATGCTAATATTTTAATGAATCTTGAAATTCTAATGCCTAGTTTAGAAGAACAATTAGAAATTGGTATTTTCATAAAAAAAATTGATGATAGCATCTTTATCCAACAAAAAAGAGTAGAACAACTCAAAACTCTAAAAAAATCCTATCTACAAAATATGTTCATATAA
- a CDS encoding type I restriction-modification system subunit M, which produces MALSKEQQTKMWAMLNQTRGQIGLTAYKDYIFGILFYKYLSEKATRWLESVLRGETWENIYAQDPARALEYMQKNLGYAIQPKDFFVDWKMAIDEDKFNIGLMTNAFGHFNQQIAFEAKADFDGIFDGMRFDSADLGANAQARASVMISMIELLSTPEFDLSDGGDTVSDIYEYLVRQFATVLASDMGQYYTPKEITDVMAQILTFGREGKERFSIYDPTVGSGSLLLTTASYMKNSHKRGMIKYFGQEKDATPYRLARMNLMMHGVEYNDINVNHADTLESDWPDGVIEGKDTPRMFDAVMANPPYSAHWDSKDREDDQRWREYGVAPKTKADYAFLLHCLYHLEDDGRMAIILPHGVLFRGAAEGRIRKALIDKHQIETVIGFPDKLFLNTSIPVCVLILRKNRVASDILFIDASKDFEKLKKQNQLRPDDVKKIVDTVTNRKEIEKYSHIATLDEIKENEYNLNIPRYVDTFEEEEPIDIVEVSQEIVKLNAEIQQTEAEFLSMLDELAVTPETKDLIEATKDVFR; this is translated from the coding sequence ATGGCATTATCAAAAGAACAACAAACAAAAATGTGGGCAATGCTCAATCAAACCCGCGGTCAAATTGGACTAACGGCATATAAGGATTACATTTTCGGGATCTTGTTTTATAAATATCTATCTGAAAAAGCAACACGTTGGTTAGAAAGTGTGTTGCGTGGCGAAACGTGGGAAAATATCTATGCTCAAGATCCTGCTAGAGCGTTAGAGTATATGCAAAAGAATCTAGGGTATGCAATTCAACCGAAGGATTTTTTCGTAGATTGGAAAATGGCAATTGATGAGGATAAATTCAATATTGGGTTAATGACGAATGCATTTGGTCATTTTAACCAACAAATCGCATTTGAAGCAAAAGCAGATTTTGATGGTATCTTCGACGGTATGCGTTTTGATAGTGCTGACCTAGGTGCGAATGCACAAGCTCGCGCTAGTGTGATGATATCTATGATTGAGTTGTTATCGACTCCTGAATTTGATTTATCAGATGGTGGTGATACTGTCTCAGATATTTATGAATATTTAGTTCGCCAATTTGCTACTGTATTGGCATCTGACATGGGACAGTACTATACACCAAAGGAAATTACTGATGTAATGGCTCAAATTTTAACATTTGGTCGTGAAGGCAAAGAGCGTTTCTCCATCTATGATCCAACAGTGGGCTCTGGTTCACTTCTACTTACAACAGCAAGTTATATGAAAAATTCACATAAACGTGGCATGATAAAATATTTTGGACAAGAAAAGGATGCTACTCCTTATCGTTTGGCACGAATGAATTTGATGATGCATGGCGTAGAGTATAACGATATCAATGTAAACCATGCAGATACTCTTGAAAGTGATTGGCCAGATGGTGTTATAGAAGGTAAGGACACCCCGAGAATGTTTGATGCTGTAATGGCGAATCCACCGTATTCAGCTCATTGGGATAGCAAAGACCGTGAAGACGATCAGCGTTGGCGAGAATATGGCGTAGCACCTAAAACAAAGGCTGACTATGCGTTCTTATTACATTGTTTGTATCATCTGGAAGACGATGGGCGGATGGCAATTATCTTACCTCATGGTGTTTTGTTCCGTGGAGCTGCTGAAGGGCGCATTCGTAAAGCGCTCATTGATAAACATCAGATTGAAACTGTTATTGGTTTCCCGGATAAACTATTTTTAAATACATCTATTCCTGTTTGTGTATTGATTTTAAGAAAAAATCGTGTTGCTTCGGATATTTTATTTATTGATGCAAGTAAAGATTTTGAGAAACTGAAAAAGCAAAATCAGTTACGTCCAGATGATGTTAAAAAAATTGTTGATACTGTGACTAATCGCAAAGAAATCGAGAAGTATTCCCATATTGCAACATTAGATGAGATTAAAGAGAACGAGTATAACTTAAATATTCCTCGTTATGTTGATACATTTGAAGAGGAAGAGCCAATTGATATTGTTGAGGTCAGTCAAGAAATAGTTAAATTGAATGCTGAAATCCAACAAACAGAAGCAGAGTTCTTATCGATGCTAGACGAGCTAGCGGTTACACCAGAAACAAAAGACTTGATTGAAGCAACAAAGGACGTGTTCCGATGA